One window from the genome of Gopherus evgoodei ecotype Sinaloan lineage chromosome 2, rGopEvg1_v1.p, whole genome shotgun sequence encodes:
- the TPMT gene encoding thiopurine S-methyltransferase isoform X1, which yields MESFTDVPRIKESSDIGQQQDRVVTEEEWLQKWKTRQIGFHKEQGHPILRKYLDVLLNGRNGLRIFFPLCGKAVEMKWLGDMGHYVVGVELSECALKEFFTEHDLSYSEETIPGISGAKVFKSTSGNISLYCCSIYDLSSTIVGRFDGIWDRGSLVAINPCDREHYANLVLSLMERSCCYLLVTVLYDSNKHKGPPFYVPDAEIKSLFGKVCEIKCLEKVDDFSDQHKAWGLDYFLEVTHLLTLKSVP from the exons ATGGAAAGCTTTACAGATGTACCAAGAATAAAAGAAAGCTCTGATATTGGGCAACAACAGGACAGAGTAGTAACTGAAGAGGAATGGCTGCAGAAATGGAAAACGAGACAAATTGGATTTCATAAGGAGCAAGGACATCC gATTTTAAGGAAGTATCTGGATGTTCTTCTTAATGGCAGGAATGGACTCAGGATATTTTTTCCACTTTGTGGCAAAGCAGTAGAAATGAAATG GTTAGGTGACATGGGACACTATGTAGTTGGTGTGGAACTCAGCGAATGTGCACTGAAGGAATTTTTCACAGAACACGATCTTTCTTATTCTGAAGAAACAATCCCAGGGATTTCTGGAGCCAAAGTTTTTAAG AGTACCTCTGGGAACATTTCTCTGTACTGTTGCAGTATCTATGATTTGTCCAG CACAATTGTTGGCAGGTTTGATGGGATTTGGGACAGAGGATCTCTAGTAGCCATTAATCCATGTGATAGAGAACA ctaTGCCAATTTGGTGTTGTCTCTAATGGAGAGAAGCTGTTGTTATCTCTTGGTTACTGTTTTGTATGATTCAAATAAACATAAAG gTCCACCATTTTATGTTCCTGATGCTGAAATTAAAAGTTTATTTG GAAAAGTCTGTGAAATTAAGTGTCTTGAGAAGGTCGATGACTTCTCGGACCAGCACAAAGCCTGGGGACTAGATTATTTTCTGGAGGTAACACATCTGCTTACCTTAAAGTCTGTTCCTTGA
- the TPMT gene encoding thiopurine S-methyltransferase isoform X2, protein MESFTDVPRIKESSDIGQQQDRVVTEEEWLQKWKTRQIGFHKEQGHPILRKYLDVLLNGRNGLRIFFPLCGKAVEMKWLGDMGHYVVGVELSECALKEFFTEHDLSYSEETIPGISGAKVFKSTSGNISLYCCSIYDLSSYANLVLSLMERSCCYLLVTVLYDSNKHKGPPFYVPDAEIKSLFGKVCEIKCLEKVDDFSDQHKAWGLDYFLEVTHLLTLKSVP, encoded by the exons ATGGAAAGCTTTACAGATGTACCAAGAATAAAAGAAAGCTCTGATATTGGGCAACAACAGGACAGAGTAGTAACTGAAGAGGAATGGCTGCAGAAATGGAAAACGAGACAAATTGGATTTCATAAGGAGCAAGGACATCC gATTTTAAGGAAGTATCTGGATGTTCTTCTTAATGGCAGGAATGGACTCAGGATATTTTTTCCACTTTGTGGCAAAGCAGTAGAAATGAAATG GTTAGGTGACATGGGACACTATGTAGTTGGTGTGGAACTCAGCGAATGTGCACTGAAGGAATTTTTCACAGAACACGATCTTTCTTATTCTGAAGAAACAATCCCAGGGATTTCTGGAGCCAAAGTTTTTAAG AGTACCTCTGGGAACATTTCTCTGTACTGTTGCAGTATCTATGATTTGTCCAG ctaTGCCAATTTGGTGTTGTCTCTAATGGAGAGAAGCTGTTGTTATCTCTTGGTTACTGTTTTGTATGATTCAAATAAACATAAAG gTCCACCATTTTATGTTCCTGATGCTGAAATTAAAAGTTTATTTG GAAAAGTCTGTGAAATTAAGTGTCTTGAGAAGGTCGATGACTTCTCGGACCAGCACAAAGCCTGGGGACTAGATTATTTTCTGGAGGTAACACATCTGCTTACCTTAAAGTCTGTTCCTTGA